From the Hyphomicrobiaceae bacterium genome, the window AGATGGACGAACTCTATGGTCGCTTCATCTCGGCGGGAGATCTTGTTTTCGACATCGGCGCGCACGTGGGCGATCGCGTGTCGTCATTCCGCAGGCTCGGCGCGCGCGTCGTCGCCGTTGAACCGCAACCCCTCGCAATGCGCGCACTGCGGCTCATTCATGGCCAAGATGATGACGTCACGCTTATACGGGCTGCCGTCGCTTCGCAGCGCGGTCAGCTTAGATTGAGGATCAACAGTGCCAACCCCACGGTCTCGACAGCTTCGGACAGTTTCGTTGCCGGGGCCGACGGGGCATTGGGCTGGGAAGGACAGGTCTGGGACGATGAGATCGTCGTAGCGACCACGACAGTCGATGAACTCGTCGCTCGGGCAGGGTGCCCGCAGTTCATCAAGATCGACGTCGAGGGTTTCGAGGATGACGTGCTCGCCGGTTTGAGTGTGCCCGTGCGCGCATTGTCGTTCGAATTCACCACCATTGCCATGGAGATCGCCTTGCGCGCTGTGGAACGGTTGGCAAAGCTTGGCCCTTATAACTTCGACGTTGCCATGGGAGAATCCCAGCATTTGGCTTTCG encodes:
- a CDS encoding FkbM family methyltransferase; this translates as MTSRALEGVFRSLRLYHGAEAPRAKMDELYGRFISAGDLVFDIGAHVGDRVSSFRRLGARVVAVEPQPLAMRALRLIHGQDDDVTLIRAAVASQRGQLRLRINSANPTVSTASDSFVAGADGALGWEGQVWDDEIVVATTTVDELVARAGCPQFIKIDVEGFEDDVLAGLSVPVRALSFEFTTIAMEIALRAVERLAKLGPYNFDVAMGESQHLAFGRALEADEMTRFLKALPHSANSGDVYAWLAED